One Rhodothermaceae bacterium DNA window includes the following coding sequences:
- a CDS encoding DUF4411 family protein: protein MQGNFFLIDSDALITAHRRYYSFDICPGFWNNLLRCHKEERIFSINRVRQE from the coding sequence ATGCAAGGGAACTTCTTCCTTATTGACTCCGATGCTTTGATTACTGCTCACAGACGGTATTACTCGTTTGATATATGTCCTGGCTTCTGGAATAATCTGCTTAGATGTCATAAGGAGGAAAGGATATTTAGCATTAACCGTGTCAGGCAAGAAT
- a CDS encoding ImmA/IrrE family metallo-endopeptidase, with product MVRVAVKPELLRWARERAGVTLEDLEKKKKFKKLPEWESDRDIFPTLNQLEEFAKAVHVPLGYLFLDEPPEERLPIADFRTIGNTQRAKPSPNLIDTIYAMQRRQDWMHDYMIECQASPLPFAGSAGLGDDPGTIGMEMRNMMGLNRGWAGKVSTWQDAVARLRRDIEKLGVMAVINGVVGNSNHRSLNVKEFRGFALTDQYAPLIFVNGKDSKAAQMFTLAHELAHIWLGESGLSGFEKMIPAGTEIEEWCNRAAAEFLLPSQELIQRWNQVKGQESPYRILAREYKVSPIVAARRALDLQLIERATYFEFYEDYISQPIKSKRSSSGGDFYRTQNVRVGRLFATRVIGAAMEGKIGFKRAYELTGLWGGSFRGYAKELGIQLN from the coding sequence ATGGTACGTGTTGCTGTGAAACCTGAGCTTCTGCGCTGGGCACGCGAACGTGCCGGAGTCACACTGGAAGATCTTGAGAAGAAGAAAAAGTTCAAGAAATTACCAGAATGGGAAAGTGATCGTGATATTTTTCCCACTTTAAATCAGCTTGAGGAATTTGCCAAGGCGGTGCATGTTCCACTGGGATATTTGTTTCTCGACGAGCCCCCAGAAGAACGTCTCCCTATTGCGGACTTTCGTACGATTGGAAATACGCAAAGGGCCAAACCAAGCCCGAATCTCATTGATACGATCTATGCGATGCAGCGTCGGCAAGACTGGATGCACGATTATATGATCGAATGCCAAGCGAGTCCATTGCCGTTTGCTGGAAGTGCCGGTCTTGGTGATGACCCCGGCACAATTGGGATGGAGATGAGAAATATGATGGGACTGAATCGTGGGTGGGCAGGGAAAGTTAGCACATGGCAAGACGCGGTGGCTAGGCTTCGCCGGGATATTGAAAAACTTGGAGTGATGGCAGTTATTAACGGTGTCGTTGGGAATAGCAACCATCGTAGTTTGAATGTGAAGGAATTCCGAGGTTTTGCTCTTACCGATCAGTATGCCCCTCTGATTTTCGTGAACGGTAAAGATTCGAAAGCTGCCCAGATGTTCACCCTAGCTCACGAACTGGCACATATCTGGCTCGGAGAAAGTGGACTCTCTGGTTTCGAGAAGATGATTCCTGCAGGAACCGAAATAGAAGAATGGTGCAATCGTGCTGCGGCTGAATTTCTGTTGCCATCGCAGGAATTGATTCAACGCTGGAACCAGGTTAAAGGGCAGGAGAGTCCCTACAGGATACTTGCAAGAGAATACAAAGTAAGCCCAATAGTTGCTGCACGTAGAGCTCTAGACTTACAACTAATTGAAAGGGCTACCTATTTTGAGTTTTACGAGGACTACATCAGCCAACCAATCAAAAGTAAAAGATCTTCTTCTGGGGGCGATTTTTATAGGACTCAAAACGTACGCGTCGGCAGACTTTTCGCAACTCGTGTGATCGGAGCGGCGATGGAAGGCAAAATTGGATTCAAACGGGCCTATGAGTTGACGGGGCTTTGGGGAGGATCCTTCCGGGGTTATGCCAAAGAATTAGGTATCCAGCTCAACTGA
- the menC gene encoding o-succinylbenzoate synthase: protein MCIVDSVSVYWYQLQLIHPITWKNQLCSYRDGLLVCFRSGNDEGWGDIAPLPGFSQESFSEAQSQATTLAKLLADTPIESLDFGDSNLSPSVRFGFELAQLNLNAAIKNQSETKLPPVACCRLLNRQGHKNPESMTTLHGYQAVKIKVGRQALDEDLEFVHSVCCENPDIDVRIDANRAWTLQSAQAFLDATRHLAFDYIEEPLKDKSQLAAFARASHVPLALDETLREPEAERYCKFADVYVLKPTLSGGMTGTIKRIKQVQAEHIRWIISSSYESGIGMLGLVELAGNVPGEVHGLDTYNLFERDVLIDPLPLNRPKLQFDRHPIKKTDLDLSILSEL from the coding sequence ATGTGCATTGTTGATTCAGTCAGTGTTTATTGGTATCAATTGCAGCTGATTCATCCTATCACATGGAAGAATCAGCTCTGTTCGTATCGGGATGGACTTCTGGTGTGTTTTCGGAGTGGGAATGATGAAGGTTGGGGAGATATTGCTCCACTGCCGGGATTCAGCCAGGAATCATTCTCAGAAGCACAATCCCAGGCAACGACCCTCGCAAAACTACTCGCGGACACCCCGATAGAGTCGCTTGATTTTGGAGACTCCAATCTCTCCCCTTCTGTGCGATTTGGATTTGAGCTTGCACAACTCAACCTGAATGCCGCAATAAAGAATCAATCAGAGACTAAACTGCCACCGGTTGCATGCTGCAGGCTCCTGAACCGACAGGGTCATAAAAATCCTGAGTCCATGACTACCCTCCATGGCTACCAAGCAGTAAAGATTAAGGTTGGAAGACAGGCATTGGACGAAGATCTTGAGTTCGTACACTCGGTTTGCTGTGAAAACCCCGATATCGATGTCCGTATTGATGCAAACCGGGCCTGGACCCTGCAGAGTGCCCAGGCATTTCTTGATGCCACACGTCACTTGGCATTTGATTATATCGAAGAACCCCTGAAGGACAAATCTCAACTTGCGGCGTTTGCCCGAGCCAGCCATGTCCCCTTGGCTCTAGATGAAACTCTCCGTGAACCTGAAGCAGAACGGTACTGTAAATTTGCCGACGTTTATGTTCTCAAGCCCACCCTTTCAGGGGGAATGACCGGAACTATTAAAAGAATCAAACAGGTGCAGGCCGAACACATCCGGTGGATAATCAGTTCTTCCTACGAATCCGGCATCGGGATGTTGGGACTGGTCGAATTAGCTGGGAACGTGCCCGGGGAAGTGCACGGCCTAGACACCTATAATTTATTTGAGCGTGATGTACTTATAGATCCGCTGCCATTGAACCGTCCAAAGCTTCAATTCGACAGACACCCGATAAAAAAAACTGATCTGGATTTGTCAATTCTGAGCGAATTATGA
- a CDS encoding class I SAM-dependent methyltransferase — MENRLNKTHERRFSNSLKFLHATSPPPARILDLGTPNELGRRMQLAGYEVTNTEGDLEQVTTPLGEDVDLVTAFEILEHLVSPYNVLRAIQAPKLIATVPLRLWFASAYCNPSDPWDRHFHEFEDWQFDWLLEQAGWKIIRTEKWTSYGELVGIRPLLRRFIPRYYAVEAIRSD; from the coding sequence ATGGAAAACCGGTTAAACAAAACGCATGAGAGGCGATTTAGCAACTCACTGAAATTTTTGCATGCCACCTCCCCTCCACCAGCACGAATTCTTGACCTAGGCACCCCAAATGAACTCGGTAGGCGGATGCAGCTTGCAGGATACGAGGTCACGAACACCGAAGGAGACCTGGAACAGGTTACCACTCCTTTGGGAGAGGATGTAGATCTCGTTACCGCATTCGAGATTTTGGAACACTTGGTTTCTCCCTACAATGTTCTGCGTGCAATCCAGGCTCCCAAGCTTATTGCGACGGTACCACTTCGTTTGTGGTTCGCATCCGCGTATTGTAACCCATCTGATCCATGGGATCGGCATTTCCATGAATTTGAAGACTGGCAGTTTGATTGGCTCCTGGAGCAGGCAGGATGGAAAATCATTCGCACTGAGAAATGGACTAGTTACGGTGAATTAGTAGGTATTCGCCCACTTCTACGCCGGTTTATACCTCGTTACTATGCGGTTGAGGCGATTCGATCCGATTAA
- a CDS encoding 1,4-dihydroxy-2-naphthoate polyprenyltransferase → MNGSPVRAWVLASRPKTLPVAIAPVLVGSAMAWDDGIFNIGIALITVVCALLITIGTNLCNDYADFMSGVDTTNRKGPTRVTQAGLIAAQHVLVATVLVYCIATALGMILVYRGGWGVSIIGFASILAGILYTAGPWPYGYKGLGDLFVLIFFGPVAVGGTYYVQTLEITLSVIIIGLAPGLLSVAILTVNNIRDIVEDRKANKKTLVVRFGRKFGIGLWLGCVVIAALLPLEFVRVTGDHVWAGLTVLILIPAISILHKLITIHDSTDLNPLLGQTAFLLLGYSVIFALFW, encoded by the coding sequence ATGAACGGCAGCCCGGTCCGTGCTTGGGTTTTAGCATCTCGTCCGAAGACGCTGCCTGTTGCCATCGCCCCTGTTCTTGTCGGATCTGCGATGGCATGGGACGACGGCATCTTCAATATTGGTATTGCCCTGATTACAGTGGTCTGTGCACTTCTGATCACGATTGGGACAAACCTCTGCAACGACTACGCTGATTTTATGAGCGGCGTGGATACGACGAATCGAAAAGGTCCCACACGCGTCACCCAGGCTGGCTTAATCGCTGCCCAACATGTCCTGGTGGCCACGGTATTGGTCTATTGCATCGCAACAGCTCTAGGGATGATTCTGGTCTATCGAGGCGGTTGGGGAGTTTCTATCATTGGCTTTGCGTCAATCCTGGCCGGGATACTTTATACAGCCGGCCCATGGCCGTATGGCTACAAAGGTCTGGGAGACCTATTCGTCTTGATTTTCTTTGGCCCTGTGGCTGTTGGGGGGACCTACTATGTTCAAACACTGGAGATTACATTAAGCGTGATCATTATCGGCCTCGCACCTGGCCTGTTATCCGTAGCAATCCTCACCGTGAATAATATTCGTGACATAGTGGAGGATCGCAAAGCAAATAAGAAAACATTAGTGGTTCGATTCGGGCGCAAATTCGGCATTGGCCTATGGCTTGGCTGTGTTGTCATTGCAGCCCTGCTACCACTAGAATTTGTTCGTGTTACGGGTGATCATGTATGGGCAGGACTCACCGTCCTAATTTTAATTCCGGCCATAAGTATCCTGCATAAGCTGATAACCATTCACGATTCTACCGACCTGAATCCACTCCTCGGACAAACGGCATTTTTGCTCCTTGGATACAGTGTGATTTTTGCGTTGTTTTGGTAG
- the menB gene encoding 1,4-dihydroxy-2-naphthoyl-CoA synthase, translating into MSKKQHHFTYRPIVEGSIEWEGCGDYKDILYEKGIPDTETAGIAKVTINRPEVRNAFRPLTVAEMQDAFAKARDDSSIGVIILTGEGPDAFCSGGDQRIRGDHGYTEEGSGIQRLNVLDLQRQIRTCPKPVIAMVAGWAVGGGHVLHVICDLTIAADNAKFMQTGPKVGSFDGGYGASYLARHVGQKKAREIWFLCRPYNASEALDMGLVNTVVKLDDLERTTVQWCREILMNSNIAIRMLKAGFNADCDGQAGLQELAGHATMLFYMTEEGQEGKNAYLNKRPPNFDKDGYKP; encoded by the coding sequence ATGTCCAAAAAACAACACCACTTTACATACCGACCTATCGTCGAAGGCTCGATAGAATGGGAGGGTTGCGGCGACTACAAGGATATTCTGTATGAGAAGGGAATTCCAGATACGGAAACGGCAGGAATCGCGAAAGTAACTATCAATCGCCCAGAGGTTCGGAATGCTTTTCGTCCACTGACTGTGGCAGAGATGCAGGATGCCTTCGCAAAGGCACGTGATGATTCATCCATTGGGGTCATCATTTTGACCGGAGAAGGGCCGGATGCGTTTTGCTCTGGCGGGGATCAGCGCATTCGGGGAGATCACGGATATACAGAGGAGGGCTCAGGAATTCAGCGATTAAACGTTCTTGATCTGCAGAGGCAGATTCGAACTTGTCCAAAGCCTGTGATCGCCATGGTCGCAGGGTGGGCCGTGGGAGGAGGCCATGTCCTACATGTTATCTGCGATCTCACCATTGCCGCAGATAATGCCAAGTTCATGCAGACGGGCCCGAAGGTTGGCTCGTTTGATGGCGGTTATGGGGCAAGTTATCTTGCCCGTCACGTAGGTCAGAAAAAAGCCAGAGAGATTTGGTTTCTATGCCGGCCCTACAATGCTTCGGAAGCTTTGGACATGGGACTCGTGAATACAGTGGTGAAGTTGGATGACCTAGAGCGTACAACGGTACAGTGGTGTAGAGAAATTCTCATGAATTCGAATATTGCCATCCGCATGTTGAAGGCTGGATTCAATGCCGATTGTGATGGACAGGCAGGCCTGCAAGAGTTGGCGGGGCATGCAACCATGTTATTTTATATGACCGAGGAAGGGCAGGAGGGGAAGAATGCATACCTGAATAAACGTCCACCTAACTTTGACAAGGACGGATATAAGCCATGA
- the menD gene encoding 2-succinyl-5-enolpyruvyl-6-hydroxy-3-cyclohexene-1-carboxylic-acid synthase, whose translation MSQSNAERARLIIGELVRCGIDQFVIASGFRSAPLALAAASHPSAQVTVHFDERGSAFFALGYGRATRKPCVWITTSGTAVANGLPAVVESAMDEVPLICLTADRPPELRDTGANQTIDQIHIFGSYPNWFADLPAPGAEQDASFIRTTIDYAVHRALGGPVHLNCMFREPLLETNDKDRSIPAIPWETEGVPRTLYQTEAKSTVTLDDELLQKISNAQRGLVVSGRLRTLEEGEAISNLANHLGWPLMADICAPVPSTESSVNFFDLIVRSKPSIQRHQPDLILHFGAPLVSKELQNFLANSSSKTYVAISPSDSRIDPCHTVTDRVQSTIPDFCDGLLNIPSGNSSDTAWRNVWMRADAAVWDTLSNVLQKDLSEPSLAWILSDLLDSTNWVFGASSMPIRDLQAFFRRGNDAPRVFANRGASGIDGTLATAAGIAEAKLGYGAVLLGDLAMLHDVNSLNLLRERDVIVVVVNNNGGGIFHMLPVALGHEEFEKVLGTPHGMDFRWAAAQFQIPYSSVDSCEEFRETWQSAASSSGPYLIEVQTDRAQNAELHNALYRLVSEAVRSSI comes from the coding sequence ATGAGTCAGAGCAATGCTGAAAGAGCACGCCTGATCATCGGGGAGTTGGTGCGTTGTGGGATTGACCAATTTGTCATAGCCTCGGGGTTTCGAAGTGCTCCTCTTGCTTTGGCTGCGGCTAGTCATCCATCTGCTCAAGTGACCGTGCACTTTGACGAACGGGGCAGTGCATTTTTTGCATTAGGATACGGCCGGGCAACCCGTAAACCGTGCGTATGGATCACGACCTCTGGGACAGCCGTAGCAAACGGTCTTCCTGCTGTAGTAGAATCTGCTATGGATGAGGTCCCATTGATTTGCCTCACGGCGGATCGTCCTCCAGAACTCCGCGACACCGGTGCAAATCAAACGATTGACCAGATTCACATTTTTGGCAGTTATCCCAATTGGTTTGCAGACTTGCCTGCTCCCGGCGCAGAACAGGATGCGTCATTTATCCGCACCACAATCGATTATGCAGTACACCGGGCACTCGGTGGTCCGGTGCATCTGAATTGTATGTTTAGGGAGCCGTTATTGGAAACGAATGACAAAGATCGTTCGATCCCGGCAATCCCGTGGGAAACAGAAGGAGTTCCCAGAACACTCTATCAAACAGAAGCCAAATCTACAGTTACTCTGGATGATGAATTACTGCAGAAAATCTCCAACGCTCAGCGTGGTTTGGTGGTGTCAGGAAGATTGCGAACCCTCGAGGAAGGAGAAGCTATCAGTAATTTGGCCAATCATTTGGGATGGCCTCTAATGGCAGATATTTGTGCTCCAGTCCCTTCCACTGAGAGCTCGGTGAATTTTTTTGATCTGATCGTACGCAGTAAACCATCTATACAGAGGCATCAACCCGATCTAATCCTGCACTTTGGAGCACCACTCGTATCCAAAGAGCTACAGAATTTTTTGGCCAACTCTTCCTCAAAAACGTACGTGGCAATTTCGCCATCGGACAGTAGGATTGATCCATGTCACACCGTAACAGATCGTGTCCAATCAACGATCCCGGATTTTTGCGATGGCCTGTTAAATATTCCATCTGGAAATTCATCTGACACGGCATGGCGAAACGTCTGGATGCGTGCAGATGCAGCGGTTTGGGACACACTTTCGAACGTGCTGCAGAAGGATCTCTCCGAGCCATCTCTGGCATGGATACTCTCCGATTTACTGGACAGTACGAATTGGGTATTCGGTGCCAGTAGCATGCCAATTAGAGACTTGCAAGCGTTTTTCCGGCGGGGTAACGATGCTCCACGGGTTTTTGCGAATCGCGGTGCCAGTGGTATTGATGGCACTCTTGCCACGGCCGCAGGGATTGCCGAAGCTAAGCTTGGTTATGGGGCTGTCCTGTTGGGAGATTTGGCCATGCTGCATGATGTGAACTCACTGAACCTCCTAAGAGAGCGTGACGTGATTGTCGTTGTGGTTAACAATAATGGGGGTGGTATCTTTCACATGCTTCCGGTTGCTCTGGGTCATGAAGAGTTTGAAAAAGTTTTAGGAACCCCCCATGGCATGGATTTTCGATGGGCTGCTGCACAGTTTCAAATTCCATATTCCTCGGTGGATTCCTGCGAGGAGTTTCGAGAGACCTGGCAATCTGCAGCATCTTCATCCGGCCCATATCTGATTGAAGTGCAAACGGATCGGGCTCAGAATGCAGAGTTGCATAACGCTCTCTACCGCCTTGTCAGCGAAGCAGTTCGAAGTTCGATTTAG
- a CDS encoding isochorismate synthase, protein MLNHVYANSVDELRAGVRRLLEKSYHSSQTRIARVSVILDGVTPLEWLIHRPEGGRVYWSGRDYGIEVAAFGEADCHYSSSATDLQGLRSGLGTMLSECEHGVRYYGGIRFDLHHSGEEQWSSFGSWRFVLPRFEVRKNSKGTMLMCNLVIPNDQPQIESILDQVDSLHGSIQGTETNSKSTGHRFRPDFEDWGLMVDSALNAFNHTSLDKVVLAREASVDFSGPLAPVSIIQALKKISPNCFHFLFEPALGEAFLGASPERLFRREGRSIESEAVAGTRPRGASEVDDARMIDELYSSAKEQREHEFVRISLQEEVTSLAAYVTMDTLPSIMRLTSEIHLVSRLRAIMQQEYTSLDVLEALHPSPAVGGYPSEQALDLIRRKEPFDRGWYAGPVGWLGVNEAEFAVAIRSGLISGSMIRLYSGAGIVRGSTPLDEWHEIGHKIGDLAQVLGLYDSAVQSELQRA, encoded by the coding sequence ATGCTGAATCATGTGTATGCCAATTCGGTCGACGAATTACGGGCTGGAGTAAGGCGTTTGCTTGAAAAATCATACCACTCATCGCAAACGAGGATTGCTCGGGTTTCGGTAATATTGGACGGCGTAACCCCACTGGAGTGGTTAATCCATCGTCCAGAAGGAGGGCGTGTCTACTGGTCGGGCAGGGATTATGGGATTGAAGTAGCGGCTTTTGGCGAGGCAGATTGCCACTACTCATCCTCCGCCACAGATCTACAGGGGCTGCGTAGTGGGCTTGGGACGATGCTATCAGAATGTGAGCATGGGGTACGTTATTACGGAGGCATTCGCTTCGACCTGCATCACTCAGGCGAGGAGCAGTGGTCTTCTTTTGGATCATGGCGGTTCGTACTGCCGAGATTTGAGGTTCGCAAGAACTCCAAGGGTACGATGCTCATGTGCAATCTTGTGATCCCAAATGATCAGCCGCAAATAGAATCGATTCTCGATCAGGTGGATAGCTTGCATGGCTCCATCCAAGGAACAGAAACCAATTCAAAGTCTACGGGTCACCGTTTTCGACCGGACTTTGAGGATTGGGGGTTGATGGTTGACAGTGCACTCAATGCGTTCAACCATACTTCTTTGGATAAAGTAGTGCTCGCACGAGAGGCTTCCGTAGATTTTTCAGGTCCACTGGCACCAGTCTCTATCATTCAGGCATTGAAAAAAATCTCCCCCAATTGTTTTCATTTTCTTTTTGAACCCGCTCTCGGGGAAGCATTTTTGGGCGCCTCACCGGAACGATTATTCAGACGGGAAGGACGATCTATTGAAAGTGAAGCAGTTGCGGGGACTCGACCTCGTGGGGCATCTGAGGTGGATGATGCAAGAATGATTGATGAGTTGTACAGTAGTGCGAAAGAGCAGCGGGAGCATGAATTTGTCCGAATCAGTCTGCAGGAAGAGGTTACGTCATTAGCAGCATATGTAACGATGGACACGTTGCCTTCCATTATGCGTCTGACCTCAGAGATTCACCTAGTTTCCCGGTTGCGTGCGATTATGCAGCAGGAGTACACAAGCTTAGACGTATTGGAAGCATTACATCCGTCGCCTGCGGTGGGGGGATATCCATCCGAGCAGGCGTTGGATCTAATTCGGCGGAAGGAGCCCTTTGATCGGGGATGGTATGCAGGGCCAGTGGGTTGGTTAGGGGTCAATGAAGCGGAATTCGCTGTAGCAATACGCTCAGGGCTTATATCTGGGTCAATGATCCGACTTTATTCGGGAGCGGGCATTGTTCGTGGATCTACTCCCCTAGATGAATGGCACGAAATTGGACACAAGATTGGTGATTTGGCACAGGTGTTAGGGTTATATGATTCTGCCGTTCAGTCAGAACTCCAGCGCGCATGA
- a CDS encoding glycosyltransferase family 4 protein, with protein sequence MHMTVALEHYEAESRKPYRILMILDQPFPPDTRVENEASSLAKAGFEVILLVLAPDTRQLTEKYQGFTIVRRHVPKKFRNWMRGLAGTIPILSWYIAWQVRRLQRQYSFDVIHAHDLYMCGGALKAGRRAGTPVVADLHEVWISVLGIYAWSTRFPGKLFISIRRWKVLEKKWANRAEKVIVITEQMRDRYISLGCSDGKVVALPNTINTEAFDNYPLDEDIIKAQASELTLVYAGTINLHRGLDFLLDSMSLVLRRCKARLVIVGEGRIRPELEAQAESLGIADHVFFEGWRPQAEIKSYILASDVCLIPLVKCEQTDKAAAHKLFHYMYLKRPVIATNCTYTQQVVEETDCGIVVPYGDHEALASSIIELYRNPSRRKEMGINGHQAVKERYNWEHSARTLIGMYREMERKSTSRQ encoded by the coding sequence GTGCACATGACAGTGGCACTAGAACACTATGAGGCTGAATCAAGAAAGCCGTATCGGATCCTGATGATTCTGGATCAACCGTTCCCACCAGATACCCGTGTAGAGAATGAAGCAAGTTCTTTGGCGAAGGCGGGATTCGAAGTCATATTACTAGTCCTTGCTCCTGATACCCGACAACTAACAGAGAAATATCAGGGGTTTACAATTGTACGTCGGCATGTGCCTAAAAAATTCCGCAACTGGATGCGGGGACTTGCAGGTACAATTCCAATTCTGTCTTGGTATATCGCATGGCAAGTTCGGCGACTCCAGAGGCAATACAGTTTTGATGTTATCCATGCACACGACCTGTATATGTGTGGGGGAGCATTGAAAGCGGGCAGGCGTGCAGGGACCCCAGTAGTTGCCGATTTACACGAAGTCTGGATTTCTGTTCTCGGGATATATGCCTGGAGCACCAGGTTTCCGGGAAAATTGTTCATCAGCATTCGGAGGTGGAAAGTTCTGGAGAAAAAATGGGCGAACAGAGCTGAGAAGGTGATTGTGATCACCGAGCAAATGCGAGATCGGTATATCTCACTTGGATGTTCGGACGGCAAGGTGGTCGCCTTACCTAATACAATCAATACGGAAGCGTTTGATAATTACCCTCTTGACGAGGATATAATCAAGGCGCAGGCATCCGAATTAACCCTGGTTTATGCAGGTACTATCAATCTCCACCGAGGGCTGGATTTTCTACTTGATTCCATGTCGCTTGTACTTCGGCGGTGCAAAGCACGTCTGGTCATTGTCGGGGAGGGGCGAATTCGACCCGAACTGGAAGCACAGGCAGAATCATTGGGAATCGCGGATCACGTGTTCTTTGAAGGCTGGAGACCTCAGGCTGAAATCAAAAGTTATATTTTGGCCAGTGACGTATGCCTCATACCGTTGGTTAAGTGTGAACAGACCGACAAGGCAGCAGCACATAAGTTATTCCACTACATGTATCTGAAACGCCCTGTAATCGCTACAAATTGCACCTATACTCAGCAAGTTGTAGAAGAAACTGATTGTGGGATTGTTGTACCCTACGGAGATCATGAAGCCCTTGCCTCAAGTATCATTGAGTTATACAGAAATCCATCACGCCGCAAAGAAATGGGAATCAATGGACACCAGGCTGTCAAAGAACGATATAACTGGGAACACTCGGCGCGTACATTGATTGGGATGTATCGTGAAATGGAGAGGAAATCAACTTCCAGACAATAA